The following are encoded in a window of Lates calcarifer isolate ASB-BC8 linkage group LG20, TLL_Latcal_v3, whole genome shotgun sequence genomic DNA:
- the LOC108893556 gene encoding aquaporin-11, whose amino-acid sequence MTDLWVSLAVLGAAVLLSEAARRTAARLFPGDYWIYLLEAASTFQLCCCTHELKLLGETARLELPVSLTLTYTMTVIHLLTFREATCNPSGALESVCRGTRTGKAAVVLIGSQFAAAVAAQFFAASVWSLGLSDIHTRHQRFGYRCFDPLGGTLLEAAAVELACAFIVQAAAMHVHRVDEKLRVHCIAAVITALVYTGGSISGAVFNPVLAFSIQFPCSGHTYLEYCFVYWLGPILGVASCILLFEKIIPFLSGKSTLGLDVPAVQKQKTQ is encoded by the exons ATGACCGACCTGTGGGTTTCCCTGGCGGTGTTGGGAGCCGCGGTGCTCCTCAGCGAGGCGGCCCGGCGGACCGCAGCGCGTCTGTTCCCGGGGGATTATTGGATTTATCTGCTGGAAGCTGCGTCCACCttccagctctgctgctgcacgcATGAACTCAAACTGCTGGGTGAGACGGCCCGGCTGGAGCTGCCGGTCAGCCTGACCCTCACCTACACCATGACGGTCATCCACCTCTTAACTTTCCGGGAGGCGACGTGTAACCCCAGCGGGGCTCTGGAGAGCGTCTGCCGGGGAACCAGAACCGGCAAGGCGGCCGTCGTCCTCATAGGCTCCCAGTTCGCAGCTGCGGTCGCCGCGCAGTTTTTCGCAGCCTCCGTGTGGTCGCTGGGTCTGTCCGACATCCACACCCGGCACCAGCGGTTCGGGTACAGATGCTTCGACCCCCTCGGTGGGACTCTGCTGGAGGCCGCGGCCGTGGAGCTGGCCTGCGCGTTCATAGTCCAGGCTGCGGCCATGCATGTTCACCGAGTGGACGAGAAACTCAGAGTTCACTGCATCGCTGCTGTCATCACCGCTCTGGTTTACACAG gTGGAAGTATTTCAGGTGCTGTCTTTAACCCCGTCCTGGCCTTCTCCATCCAGTTCCCCTGCAGCGGCCACACCTACCTGGAGTACTGCTTTGTCTACTGGCTGGGACCAATCCTAG GTGTGGCGAGCTGCATCCTCCTGTTCGAGAAGATCATCCCTTTCCTCTCTGGAAAAAGCACCCTTGGGCTGGACGTCCCTGCTGTCCAGAAACAGAAGACACAGTAG